The following are from one region of the Alicyclobacillus fastidiosus genome:
- the ltrA gene encoding group II intron reverse transcriptase/maturase, translating to MNTLAASSESTGSTRKRSPKPSEDRIMVAWLEAQDTSSPNNTFGSGTDWNEIEQHVCRLQRQLANAVEHGNRKAIRHYKWLIRTSQHAKMLAIRTVTQDNNGRKTPGIDGKLYTTSEARNELLTLVNLREKPLPVRRVYIKKKNGKQRPLGIPTIHGRVCQEIHKMAMEPEWDIRFEQNSYGFRPSRSTWDAIEQLFVVLATRRAPQWVIEGDIRGFFDNVAHEKLLNKLAPEDKMFVRRILKAPVIEPKRGRIPSLRGTPQGGIISPLLANIALNGMEEALRELAFKMGFGPQRKKPGINMVVYADDFVISCRTKEQAEQFVPVVSKWLEENVGVELSLEKTKITHIDEGFDFLGFNVRKYDGKLLIKPSKESQLSILRKAKMLLDSNKTAKAETIIRKLNPLLRGWASYYSTAVSTDAFSYCDYRIHKMLWRWIGRRHPNKSAKWMKAKYFARRGNRDWVFTDGTWDLFYMTNMPIIRHTKVQGNRSPFRPSDSNYFEHRRKQLLLKHLNGFQKKIVEKTDGKCGLCGRPISEEHFRKWRLNSENKICFHHVIPHQLGGRSTINNVFVTHRWCHELHYKRYGYDTMPDRPERFLKDSETVINGRVVWKNGSTATDN from the coding sequence ATGAACACATTAGCCGCGTCAAGCGAGTCAACAGGCTCAACGCGCAAGAGATCCCCGAAGCCCAGCGAAGATAGAATCATGGTGGCGTGGTTAGAGGCACAAGATACCTCATCGCCCAATAATACCTTCGGTTCAGGGACTGACTGGAACGAAATCGAGCAGCACGTCTGTAGGTTACAGCGCCAATTAGCAAACGCAGTCGAGCACGGAAATCGAAAGGCTATCCGCCATTACAAGTGGCTTATCCGCACCAGCCAACACGCTAAAATGTTGGCAATCCGAACCGTTACACAGGACAATAACGGACGTAAAACACCAGGAATCGATGGCAAACTCTACACTACGTCAGAAGCCCGTAACGAGTTGCTCACCCTAGTGAATCTCCGAGAAAAGCCACTTCCAGTGCGCCGGGTCTATATCAAGAAAAAGAATGGCAAGCAAAGACCGCTCGGTATTCCCACTATCCACGGGCGCGTATGTCAAGAGATACACAAAATGGCTATGGAGCCCGAATGGGACATTAGGTTTGAACAAAATTCATACGGATTCCGTCCGAGTCGTTCGACATGGGACGCCATCGAACAACTCTTTGTGGTGCTCGCAACTCGTCGTGCACCGCAGTGGGTTATCGAGGGTGACATCAGAGGTTTCTTTGACAACGTAGCCCACGAAAAATTGCTGAACAAACTCGCTCCAGAAGACAAGATGTTCGTCCGGCGAATTCTTAAAGCGCCTGTGATTGAGCCTAAACGAGGGCGAATTCCTAGCCTCAGGGGGACCCCGCAGGGTGGTATAATCTCACCCCTTCTCGCCAACATCGCGTTAAACGGGATGGAAGAGGCGTTAAGGGAACTGGCATTTAAAATGGGATTCGGACCTCAGAGAAAAAAGCCTGGTATTAATATGGTAGTTTATGCGGACGACTTTGTTATTTCCTGTAGAACGAAGGAACAAGCCGAGCAGTTTGTGCCAGTGGTATCCAAATGGCTGGAGGAAAACGTCGGAGTCGAACTAAGCCTAGAAAAAACGAAAATTACTCATATCGATGAGGGTTTCGATTTTCTGGGGTTCAACGTTCGGAAATACGACGGGAAACTGCTTATCAAACCATCCAAAGAGAGTCAGCTTTCCATCCTTCGAAAAGCAAAAATGCTGCTGGACTCCAATAAAACTGCCAAGGCAGAAACTATCATTCGAAAACTTAATCCACTGTTACGTGGATGGGCGAGCTACTACAGTACGGCTGTCAGTACAGACGCCTTCTCTTACTGCGACTATCGAATCCATAAAATGCTATGGCGATGGATTGGAAGAAGGCATCCAAACAAAAGCGCGAAATGGATGAAGGCAAAATACTTCGCGCGACGTGGTAATCGAGACTGGGTATTCACGGACGGAACATGGGACCTCTTCTATATGACAAACATGCCTATCATCCGACATACTAAGGTACAAGGAAATCGCTCTCCGTTTCGTCCTAGTGATAGCAACTACTTTGAACATCGGCGGAAGCAACTGCTCCTTAAACATCTCAATGGGTTTCAGAAGAAAATCGTTGAGAAAACGGACGGAAAGTGCGGTCTATGTGGACGTCCAATTTCGGAAGAACATTTTCGTAAATGGCGGCTTAATAGTGAAAACAAGATTTGTTTCCACCATGTGATTCCACATCAGCTTGGCGGTCGCTCCACGATTAACAACGTGTTTGTCACCCATCGTTGGTGTCATGAACTTCATTACAAGAGATATGGATATGACACCATGCCTGACAGACCAGAACGGTTTCTCAAGGACAGCGAGACCGTTATCAATGGAAGGGTCGTCTGGAAGAATGGTTCCACAGCTACAGACAACTAA
- the fni gene encoding type 2 isopentenyl-diphosphate Delta-isomerase, with the protein MDNSNQIEQRKNDHIQINLDYDVSGKGITSGLEQYRFNHDALPNVNLEDIDTNVEFLERRLQLPLIISSMTGGTSQGEHINRNLATAAQHFHIALALGSGRAAISNPSTAKSFYVRKEAPNVLLFANLGAIQLNYGYTAKQCAQLVELMEADGLILHLNPLQEAVQPEGNTHFERLIDRISDVCATLSVPVMVKEVGWGLSAEVIQSLYQAGVVAVDVAGAGGTSWSEVERHRGTPDQAAIASAFSNWGIPTADAIIRARSSVPTIPIVASGGIRSGVDAAKCLALGSTIVGMASPFLKAAVESSQEVEKVIRVFEQQLRITMFCTGNSNIECLRKERLTLMS; encoded by the coding sequence GTGGATAACTCTAATCAGATTGAACAGAGAAAAAATGACCACATTCAAATTAACTTGGATTACGACGTTTCGGGTAAAGGAATTACTTCAGGATTGGAACAATACCGCTTTAATCACGACGCCTTACCAAACGTAAATCTAGAAGATATCGATACCAACGTGGAATTTTTGGAACGTAGACTTCAGTTACCACTCATCATTTCTTCCATGACAGGTGGAACAAGTCAAGGTGAACACATTAACCGAAACCTTGCAACTGCAGCGCAACACTTTCACATCGCCTTAGCCCTTGGCTCAGGGAGAGCTGCGATTAGTAATCCTTCTACTGCAAAGTCATTTTACGTCCGCAAAGAGGCACCAAACGTGTTGTTATTCGCTAATCTTGGGGCCATCCAATTGAATTACGGATATACGGCAAAGCAATGTGCACAATTGGTTGAATTGATGGAAGCCGACGGGCTAATTCTGCACCTCAACCCCCTTCAAGAGGCAGTACAACCTGAAGGGAATACACATTTCGAAAGATTAATCGACCGGATCTCTGACGTCTGTGCCACTCTTTCCGTGCCAGTAATGGTCAAAGAGGTCGGGTGGGGCCTATCTGCCGAGGTGATACAGTCTCTTTATCAAGCAGGTGTTGTTGCAGTAGATGTTGCCGGCGCTGGAGGCACATCATGGAGTGAGGTTGAACGTCACCGCGGTACGCCGGACCAGGCTGCAATAGCGTCAGCATTTTCCAACTGGGGAATTCCAACTGCAGATGCAATCATTCGAGCGCGTTCCAGTGTTCCAACTATCCCAATCGTAGCGAGTGGTGGTATTCGCAGCGGAGTTGATGCTGCGAAGTGTTTAGCACTTGGATCTACGATTGTTGGTATGGCTTCACCGTTTCTGAAGGCCGCAGTGGAATCTTCGCAAGAGGTTGAAAAGGTAATCCGTGTATTCGAACAGCAACTGCGTATTACGATGTTTTGTACCGGAAACAGCAATATCGAATGTCTGCGAAAAGAGCGTCTGACCTTGATGTCTTAA
- a CDS encoding chromate resistance protein: MKWVTRENAHVERVACPWLILRFIDNEAEFEFVSRHSDPSTLDGIPFDMPGVLLGHREGRCSFESILCEYNLTDNEALVMMGKIIHGADIPIDDDLAEESAGIRAIAFGYMFKYGLRDHEKLAAQMELYDALYMYCQERVKKHRNLNRVF; encoded by the coding sequence ATGAAATGGGTAACTCGTGAAAATGCACATGTAGAACGAGTAGCATGTCCCTGGTTAATTTTGCGATTCATAGATAATGAAGCTGAATTCGAATTTGTCTCGAGGCACTCCGACCCTTCAACGCTAGATGGCATCCCATTTGACATGCCTGGTGTTTTGCTTGGACATCGTGAAGGACGTTGTTCTTTTGAATCAATTTTATGTGAGTACAATCTCACAGACAACGAGGCATTAGTTATGATGGGGAAGATTATACATGGAGCCGATATTCCCATCGATGATGATCTGGCCGAAGAAAGTGCCGGAATCCGGGCCATCGCTTTTGGATATATGTTTAAATATGGCCTGCGTGACCATGAAAAGCTCGCCGCGCAAATGGAACTCTATGACGCCCTCTATATGTATTGTCAGGAGCGCGTAAAGAAACATCGTAATTTGAATCGCGTATTTTAA
- a CDS encoding LysR family transcriptional regulator, whose product MDLKKFLYFVTIVEEGQITRAANRLHMAQPPLSLQLKAVEEELGVTLIERNNKNIELTQAGWIFYHRAKEILNSVDGMLLEVKEQGIGIRGKLSIGTVMSCVSYLPRAIHTSQQRYPAVTFQLWEGDSHRVEELLQSRVIELGITRFPLESDNLEMVPLSVEPLVAVQPPNWNVFSRNEVSIKELHKHPLMVLHGQGGKGIFEMFLEMCQSFDFNPNIICESPDVATLLTLADSGVGIAIVPKLAIDLRPKGTLSYAEITPVIKSDTALIWIKNRRLSKVAKHFKEILRSSLG is encoded by the coding sequence ATGGACCTTAAGAAGTTTCTATACTTTGTGACCATTGTCGAAGAAGGGCAAATTACGCGTGCAGCAAACCGGCTTCATATGGCTCAGCCACCATTAAGCCTCCAACTGAAAGCGGTAGAAGAAGAACTTGGTGTGACGTTAATTGAACGAAATAACAAAAATATCGAATTAACGCAGGCTGGATGGATTTTTTACCATCGGGCAAAGGAAATATTAAACTCTGTTGACGGAATGTTATTAGAAGTCAAAGAACAAGGGATTGGAATTCGTGGGAAACTTTCTATTGGCACAGTTATGTCATGCGTCTCTTATCTACCGAGAGCCATCCATACTTCCCAGCAGAGATATCCAGCCGTGACTTTCCAACTATGGGAGGGAGATTCTCATAGAGTGGAAGAACTGCTGCAATCAAGAGTGATTGAGTTGGGCATAACCAGGTTCCCATTAGAATCGGATAACTTGGAAATGGTTCCTTTAAGTGTTGAACCACTCGTCGCCGTGCAGCCTCCGAATTGGAACGTTTTTAGCAGAAATGAAGTTTCAATAAAGGAACTTCATAAGCATCCGCTTATGGTGCTACACGGCCAGGGAGGGAAAGGCATATTTGAGATGTTCCTGGAAATGTGCCAAAGTTTTGACTTTAACCCAAACATCATTTGTGAAAGCCCAGATGTCGCAACATTACTCACATTAGCAGATTCAGGTGTCGGCATAGCCATTGTTCCCAAATTAGCAATTGATTTAAGACCAAAGGGTACTTTGTCATACGCCGAAATAACACCTGTCATCAAATCGGACACTGCGCTCATCTGGATTAAAAATCGACGTCTGTCTAAAGTAGCGAAACATTTTAAGGAAATACTCCGGAGCTCACTGGGATGA
- a CDS encoding extracellular solute-binding protein produces the protein MRNSARVALVASTLTVVTVVSGCGTSNSASDSNVSATNNHSTAKSETGGSASINTDVKTGTNKGTLVLYAAEGYDAAMGAAFEKKTGIKVEVHDDSTGPLITDAESQASNPHWDVIWFDGDSSAQAMDNQGLLLQGWTPNDVNNYTALGQSLIAKDKSYYPTGVTGMGAIGYDPKVTPESDLPKTFNDLLEPQWKNAIAMNDPAISGPTYPLVAGVVQQMASVASGERFFTQLKNNGLHVYDTNSVSINALLTGKVKLAIVQDSALMNDEASGDPIAIDYLQSGTYTLPSVIAIDKQAPDMAAAKEFVEFALSQEGQKVMINPKVAGADAYLTPVIKGVSATPLATSSRKNVNWVRVDPITAAIQKNSLETWFHDNITY, from the coding sequence ATGAGAAACAGTGCTAGGGTGGCCTTGGTTGCAAGTACACTGACCGTTGTAACTGTAGTTTCAGGATGTGGAACCAGCAACTCGGCGAGTGATTCTAATGTTTCTGCGACGAATAACCATAGCACGGCTAAGTCGGAAACTGGGGGTTCTGCAAGTATCAATACTGATGTAAAGACTGGAACAAATAAAGGTACTCTAGTCTTGTATGCCGCTGAAGGATACGATGCCGCAATGGGAGCGGCATTCGAGAAGAAGACTGGAATTAAGGTCGAAGTTCACGATGATTCCACTGGTCCGTTGATCACCGACGCCGAGAGTCAAGCATCTAATCCGCACTGGGATGTGATTTGGTTTGACGGAGATTCTTCTGCGCAGGCAATGGACAATCAAGGACTTCTCCTACAGGGATGGACTCCGAACGACGTGAATAACTACACGGCGCTAGGGCAGTCACTTATTGCGAAGGACAAGTCTTACTACCCCACTGGAGTGACAGGGATGGGGGCTATTGGATACGATCCTAAAGTCACCCCAGAATCCGATCTTCCAAAAACCTTCAATGATCTCCTCGAGCCGCAATGGAAGAACGCCATTGCAATGAACGATCCGGCAATTTCTGGACCAACGTACCCGTTAGTGGCGGGTGTCGTTCAGCAGATGGCGAGTGTTGCATCTGGTGAAAGGTTCTTCACACAACTTAAGAATAACGGATTGCACGTATATGATACCAACTCGGTTTCTATCAATGCGCTTCTGACAGGCAAAGTGAAATTGGCTATTGTACAGGACTCTGCGCTCATGAATGACGAAGCGAGTGGGGATCCAATCGCGATCGACTACCTCCAATCAGGAACCTACACACTCCCAAGCGTGATTGCAATCGATAAGCAGGCGCCGGACATGGCCGCTGCGAAGGAGTTTGTCGAATTCGCGCTAAGTCAAGAAGGGCAAAAGGTTATGATCAATCCGAAGGTGGCTGGCGCTGACGCATACTTGACCCCAGTTATAAAAGGCGTATCCGCGACTCCACTCGCAACTTCCTCACGTAAGAATGTGAATTGGGTTCGAGTAGATCCAATTACGGCAGCTATACAAAAAAACAGCTTAGAAACGTGGTTCCATGATAACATTACGTACTAA
- a CDS encoding UbiX family flavin prenyltransferase produces the protein MKIIVAMTGATGSILGIRLLEALRECDIETHLVMSEWAEKTMRIETSYHPDDVKKLASHVYAPDNQASRISSGSFRVDGMVIAPCSMKTLAAIRVGLADSLIPRAADVILKERKKLVILPRELPLNSIHIENMLCLSNAGAVILPPMLTFYNKPSTLDDAINHVVARTMDQFDIEHDLAKRWLSH, from the coding sequence ATGAAAATTATCGTAGCCATGACAGGCGCAACCGGCAGTATCCTGGGAATCAGGTTGTTGGAAGCACTCCGAGAGTGCGACATCGAGACGCATCTCGTGATGTCCGAATGGGCAGAAAAAACGATGCGAATCGAAACATCCTACCACCCAGACGATGTAAAAAAACTTGCGTCACATGTATACGCTCCCGACAATCAAGCATCTCGCATTTCAAGTGGGTCGTTTCGAGTCGATGGAATGGTGATTGCACCGTGCAGCATGAAGACACTCGCGGCCATCCGTGTCGGGCTTGCCGATAGTTTAATTCCGAGGGCAGCGGACGTGATTCTAAAGGAACGCAAAAAACTGGTGATTCTTCCCCGAGAATTACCGTTGAATAGCATTCATATTGAGAATATGCTGTGTCTTTCCAATGCTGGAGCAGTGATTTTACCGCCCATGCTTACGTTTTATAACAAACCGTCCACATTGGACGACGCCATCAATCACGTAGTGGCTCGTACGATGGACCAATTCGACATTGAACACGACCTAGCGAAAAGGTGGCTCTCACATTAA
- a CDS encoding reverse transcriptase domain-containing protein, whose product MSKMSVFEADFKDCSFGFRPKRRAKQAIQRIHKTVNYGRVYWVVDVDISGYFNNISHDKLLTLVEQRISDRRVLKIIRKWLKAGVMKGDQYEESEIGRPQGGVISPLLANIYLNYLDTVWEKRFSHLGTLVRYADDLVILCEQKTHALEAIQVLKAVFGKLELTMNVDKSKLVNLWLDREGFDFLGLHHRRLPKCSRAWD is encoded by the coding sequence ATGTCCAAAATGTCCGTATTCGAAGCGGACTTCAAGGATTGCTCGTTCGGGTTCCGACCGAAACGTCGTGCCAAACAGGCTATCCAACGGATTCACAAGACGGTGAACTATGGGAGAGTGTACTGGGTGGTGGATGTCGACATCAGCGGGTACTTTAATAATATCTCCCATGACAAACTGCTTACACTTGTGGAACAGCGTATCAGCGACCGTAGGGTTCTAAAGATCATACGGAAATGGCTGAAAGCGGGAGTTATGAAGGGCGATCAGTATGAAGAGAGTGAAATCGGGAGACCTCAGGGTGGCGTTATTTCTCCACTTCTCGCAAATATCTATCTAAATTACCTCGATACGGTATGGGAGAAGCGATTCTCTCATCTTGGCACACTCGTCCGCTATGCGGACGACCTTGTCATCTTGTGCGAGCAGAAAACGCACGCTCTGGAAGCCATCCAAGTGCTCAAGGCGGTGTTCGGGAAACTGGAACTGACCATGAACGTGGATAAGTCTAAATTAGTGAACCTTTGGCTCGACAGGGAGGGGTTCGATTTTCTCGGACTACATCATCGTCGATTGCCGAAGTGTTCGCGAGCATGGGACTAA
- a CDS encoding non-oxidative hydroxyarylic acid decarboxylases subunit C, translating to MAFKDLRSFLEKLETEGQLLRVTQRVNPEPDLGSAARAVNNLGDQAPALLFNNIHGYNNGRVALNVHGSWPNHALMMGLPKDTSVKEQFLEFARRWNNYPVPVERVDTAPFHANQVTENINLFDILPLFRLNREDSACFIDKACVISRDPDDPENFGKQNVGIYRIQVKGKDRLAIQPIPTHDIGIHLRKAEERGENLPVTIAIGNEPVITTIAGSPLTYEQSEYEMAGAIQGEPYKIVQSKHSNLDIPWGAEVVIEGEIIGGYREFEGPFGEFTGSYSDARHQPVIQVNAIYYRDNPIFEHLYLGMSPTEMDFITSINTCVPLYHQLKEAFPEVEAVNANFVQGLAAIISTKTRFGGFAKAVGMRAMTTPHGLGYCKLVILVDDFVDPFNLPQVMWALSTRVAPDKDLVVIPNASVLSLDPSSDPPGITHKLIIDATTPKSPEVRGEIFAPTVEPPRDTEKWETILKQLMNK from the coding sequence ATGGCTTTCAAGGATTTGCGTTCATTTCTAGAAAAGCTAGAAACAGAAGGACAACTACTTCGAGTTACACAAAGGGTGAATCCCGAACCAGATTTGGGCTCTGCCGCCCGGGCGGTAAACAACCTTGGTGACCAAGCTCCTGCTTTGCTTTTCAATAACATTCATGGATATAACAACGGGCGAGTAGCACTGAATGTGCATGGTTCGTGGCCAAACCATGCACTGATGATGGGGCTTCCAAAAGATACCTCAGTTAAAGAACAATTTCTAGAGTTTGCACGTCGGTGGAATAACTATCCTGTTCCTGTCGAGAGAGTTGATACAGCGCCATTTCACGCCAATCAGGTCACTGAAAACATTAACCTTTTTGATATCCTTCCATTGTTTCGTTTGAATCGTGAAGATTCTGCGTGTTTCATTGATAAGGCTTGTGTGATCAGCCGAGACCCGGACGATCCGGAGAATTTCGGAAAGCAAAATGTAGGCATTTACAGGATTCAGGTAAAAGGTAAAGATCGTCTCGCCATTCAACCAATTCCTACACACGACATTGGCATTCATCTAAGGAAGGCTGAAGAACGCGGAGAAAACTTGCCTGTTACCATCGCCATTGGTAATGAGCCCGTGATTACGACGATTGCAGGTTCCCCGCTCACCTATGAGCAATCAGAGTATGAAATGGCCGGTGCCATTCAAGGTGAACCATACAAAATCGTCCAATCAAAACATTCCAATCTAGATATTCCTTGGGGTGCGGAAGTCGTGATCGAAGGTGAAATTATTGGCGGTTATCGAGAATTCGAAGGTCCGTTTGGTGAGTTTACAGGAAGCTATTCGGATGCTCGCCACCAACCAGTGATTCAAGTTAACGCAATCTACTACCGAGATAATCCGATATTTGAACATTTGTATCTGGGCATGTCACCTACTGAAATGGATTTCATCACCAGTATCAACACCTGCGTACCCCTGTATCACCAACTGAAAGAGGCTTTCCCTGAGGTAGAGGCCGTGAACGCTAACTTCGTGCAAGGATTAGCTGCCATTATCTCTACAAAAACGCGATTTGGTGGATTTGCTAAAGCGGTTGGGATGCGCGCTATGACGACGCCGCACGGATTGGGGTATTGCAAGCTCGTTATTCTTGTAGATGATTTTGTCGATCCGTTTAATCTACCCCAAGTGATGTGGGCATTGTCCACCCGGGTTGCACCAGATAAAGATCTGGTGGTCATTCCAAATGCATCTGTATTATCACTGGACCCGAGTTCTGACCCGCCGGGCATTACACACAAACTCATTATCGATGCCACGACACCGAAGTCACCTGAGGTTCGAGGAGAAATATTTGCTCCAACTGTAGAGCCACCGCGCGACACGGAAAAATGGGAGACAATCTTAAAACAATTAATGAACAAGTAA
- a CDS encoding transposase, producing the protein MDTAGWLEPDEVKASSPVLKGEGSREAPDLPDNIANWLIERGSDVVLVNPMTTKRYKENRDNSPSKRGPKDAIIISDVISRGYYTTFRPSDEIFRRFQVLVKNREH; encoded by the coding sequence ATGGACACTGCAGGATGGCTTGAGCCGGATGAGGTGAAAGCCTCAAGTCCGGTTCTTAAGGGGGAAGGGAGCCGCGAGGCTCCTGACCTACCTGACAACATTGCAAACTGGCTTATTGAACGCGGCAGTGATGTCGTTCTTGTGAATCCCATGACAACAAAGCGTTATAAGGAAAACCGTGATAACTCGCCATCCAAAAGAGGTCCAAAAGACGCGATTATTATTTCAGATGTGATCAGTCGTGGGTACTACACCACATTCCGCCCTAGCGATGAAATATTCCGCCGTTTTCAAGTTCTAGTTAAGAATCGTGAACACTAG
- a CDS encoding non-oxidative hydroxyarylic acid decarboxylases subunit D, whose amino-acid sequence MHTCPRCDSNETQILCESPVKGCWVMYACPVCTFTWRSTEPETITNPEMYNPRFKVNPSEMGKYQIHPAIAQRRS is encoded by the coding sequence ATGCATACATGTCCTCGTTGCGATTCAAACGAAACACAGATTCTGTGCGAGTCACCTGTGAAGGGATGCTGGGTGATGTACGCTTGTCCGGTTTGTACATTTACGTGGAGATCAACCGAGCCTGAAACGATTACGAATCCAGAGATGTATAACCCAAGATTTAAGGTGAACCCTTCCGAGATGGGCAAGTACCAAATCCATCCCGCAATTGCCCAGAGAAGAAGTTAG
- a CDS encoding VOC family protein has protein sequence MIKGFTFVEFPVKNFEKSIVFYRDTLGLQLSHMDEVRRWCLFKIPGSDTGCALYQSTEGFINGDPQHLVHVVVQVEDVEKTIEALSTQGIKVEPIRVHEDEHFRISGFTDPEGHVWRVWAPFADA, from the coding sequence ATGATAAAGGGATTCACGTTCGTGGAATTTCCTGTAAAAAATTTTGAAAAGTCTATTGTGTTCTATCGAGACACGTTAGGACTTCAGCTTTCGCACATGGATGAAGTGAGGCGGTGGTGTTTATTCAAAATTCCTGGCTCAGACACGGGATGTGCACTGTACCAGTCCACAGAAGGATTTATAAATGGAGACCCCCAGCATTTGGTTCATGTGGTCGTACAGGTGGAAGACGTAGAGAAAACAATAGAGGCGCTGTCGACTCAAGGGATTAAGGTCGAACCTATACGCGTACACGAAGACGAACATTTTCGAATTTCTGGATTCACAGACCCAGAAGGCCACGTATGGCGTGTTTGGGCACCATTTGCTGATGCTTAG
- a CDS encoding ABC transporter ATP-binding protein → MDTQAVECQRLSRRFGARAAVSDLDLKVPRGAVFGFLGSNGAGKTTTVRMMVGMLRPSAGSVQVLGLDPISQGDQVRSRCGVMLDNVGLYDRLTARQNLQFAAKIARLGTSEGRERIDELLHRVDLWERRDDKASGFSKGMRQKLGLARALISEPEMLILDEPTAGLDPASIVMVRELLVSLAQESGRTIFLCTHLLAEAQRICDRVAIMQNGHLLAIGDPNQLGSQGLPTFRLRLSGCDSELTKNLALPGGVQLSLVNRDEWRVTVATSDDIEHIVAALVGARIGVRAVIPEQVSLEEEYLRLVGGDGHE, encoded by the coding sequence TTGGATACTCAAGCAGTCGAATGTCAAAGACTGTCACGAAGATTTGGTGCGCGGGCAGCGGTTTCGGATCTTGATCTTAAAGTCCCTAGAGGTGCGGTATTTGGATTTCTTGGTTCCAACGGAGCGGGTAAAACCACCACTGTGAGAATGATGGTGGGTATGCTGCGCCCGTCTGCAGGATCCGTTCAGGTGTTAGGATTAGACCCGATTTCGCAAGGGGACCAGGTTCGGTCTCGATGTGGAGTCATGTTGGATAACGTTGGACTTTATGATCGACTTACTGCTCGGCAAAACCTTCAATTCGCCGCCAAAATTGCACGACTAGGTACAAGTGAGGGACGAGAGCGGATCGACGAATTGCTCCACCGCGTCGATTTGTGGGAACGACGTGACGATAAAGCCTCTGGGTTCAGCAAAGGCATGCGGCAAAAGCTGGGTCTAGCGCGTGCCCTCATCTCCGAACCCGAAATGCTCATCTTAGATGAACCGACAGCCGGGTTGGATCCAGCGAGTATTGTGATGGTGCGAGAACTACTTGTATCTCTGGCGCAAGAATCTGGGAGAACCATCTTTCTGTGCACGCACCTTTTGGCAGAAGCTCAGCGCATATGTGACCGTGTTGCCATTATGCAGAACGGGCATTTGTTGGCAATCGGTGATCCTAACCAACTTGGCAGTCAAGGGCTTCCCACCTTCCGATTGCGATTGTCCGGTTGTGACTCTGAACTAACCAAGAATCTGGCTCTTCCCGGTGGAGTTCAATTGAGCCTGGTGAATCGAGACGAGTGGCGAGTGACGGTAGCGACCTCCGATGACATTGAACACATAGTGGCAGCCTTAGTTGGTGCGCGCATAGGTGTCAGAGCTGTGATTCCCGAGCAAGTCTCTCTGGAAGAGGAATACTTACGCTTGGTGGGGGGCGACGGTCATGAGTGA